AATTGTAAAATTCGATTAACCTTATAGAACGGGCAGAGCGCCTTTTTTATCGCTATATTCACAAGCCCTGCCGTCCAGATTTGGGCGGAAGCAAAGGAAATTTCGACCGTGCTTGATGAACGTGTGCCGCTCCGGACGAACGCCGCTGCCCTGCGAACGGCTTTTGCGACTGACCCGGCTCTGCCCGATGTTTGCCGTTGCCGCCACGCGCTTGCCTCTCACGCTGTTGCGGATTGAGCTGTTTTTGCCCTTGGTCTTCGCGGGGCGGCCGATTACGGTTGCCTGCACCTGCGGTACGCGGCACATTAGTTCTTTTTTGTCCGCGCTGTGAATGCTGCGGGCGCGGGGCCTCGGCGGGAAGATTAGCCGGCGGCACAAAGCTGTCAAATGCTACTTTCGGAATTCCACGTTTAATCAATCGCTCAATGTCTTTGAGATAACGGAATTCTTCCTTGTCCACTAATGAAATTGCCACACCGCTGCTACCCGCACGCCCGGTACGCCCGATGCGATGCACATAATCTTTCGGCGCATTCGGCAATTCAAAATTTACAACATGGGGGAGTTGATCGATGTCCAATCCGCGCGCTGCTATATCCGTCGCAACCAGCGCTAACAATGAGCCGTCCTTGAATTGTGCCAATGCCTTGGTGCGTGCGGGTTGGCTCTTGTTGCTGTGTATGGCGGCGGATGGAATGCCGTCAGCAACCAGCTTTTCAGTTAATCGATTAGCGCCATGTTTGGTGCGGGTGAACACTAACACCTGCTTCCAGTTATGATGCTTGATTAGATGCGAGAGCAGGTGGCTCTTAAGGCGTTGCGGCACCAGATGAACGCTATGCTCCACCAGTTCCGACAGGGTGTTGCTGCGTGCCGCTTCGATGAATGTCGGGTTGTGCAGCAGACCACCTGCAAGGGCCTTTATTTCATCGGATAAGGTTGCCGAGAATAATAAGCTCTGATGTTGTTTGGGCAGCAGCGCTATGATTTTTTTGATGTCGCGGATGAAGCCCATATCAAGCATGCGATCAGCTTCGTCCAGCACCAGAATTTCAATGCCTGACAGATCCAGCGTTTTTTGCCCAACATGGTCGAGCAATCTCCCCGGCGTAGCAACGAGTATATCCACATGCCCGCGCAATGCCTTAATCTGGGGATAAATGTTCACGCCGCCGAACACTGCAACGGATTTCAGCGGAAGATATTTGCCATAGGTTTGCGCCGATTCTTCTATCTGGGCGGCAAGTTCACGCGTCGGGGCAAGAACTAAGCATCGCGGACGACCGGAACGAGAATTCGCGGCTGATTTTTCGGCGAGGCGATGCAATATCGGAAGCATGAAGGCGGCAGTCTTGCCTGTGCCCGTCTGTGCGCCCGCCAGCAAATCGCCTCCGGCCAATACCAGCGGAATCGCTTGCGCTTGAACTGGGGTTGGGGTGGTGTAACCCGCGTCGGCAATGGCGCGATTTAAAGGTTGCGCCAGATTTAAGCCGGTGAAAGTAATTTCATTATTAGACAAAGGTATTTTGATATTTTCCTCTTTGTTTACTTCAAATACTGCTTTTGTTTTAAATTTTGAATCGTAATTTTTTTTGTTTTTAAACATTTTTTTCTTTTACACCTCAATTATACTTCAATAATAGTTTTTGCGGATTATTATACGCCTTAAAGCCATATCTAAATTTTTAAGGGATATTATAAATTTAGCACATATTTTTCAAAAATATTATCGCTAAATTATAAAAATCTGCCGTTAGCCTGACCGGGCAACCGGAATTTTTTGTGATCGGACGGTGAGATCCCAAAATGGACGGTGGAAAGTAGACTTATGTTATCTTATCAAAATTTCAATATTTTTTCAATTACTTATTTTTTTAATGTTGTAGATAAAATCATAAGGCCGAAAGGGCGAGCATTAAAACACCTAATAGAATTATAAATGTTCCCTGATAAATCCTCAAAATTTTCGCTTTGGAATTTTTAGAAATAAAAGCGCCGATTTTAGAA
The Candidatus Acidulodesulfobacterium ferriphilum genome window above contains:
- a CDS encoding DEAD/DEAH box helicase, which produces MFKNKKNYDSKFKTKAVFEVNKEENIKIPLSNNEITFTGLNLAQPLNRAIADAGYTTPTPVQAQAIPLVLAGGDLLAGAQTGTGKTAAFMLPILHRLAEKSAANSRSGRPRCLVLAPTRELAAQIEESAQTYGKYLPLKSVAVFGGVNIYPQIKALRGHVDILVATPGRLLDHVGQKTLDLSGIEILVLDEADRMLDMGFIRDIKKIIALLPKQHQSLLFSATLSDEIKALAGGLLHNPTFIEAARSNTLSELVEHSVHLVPQRLKSHLLSHLIKHHNWKQVLVFTRTKHGANRLTEKLVADGIPSAAIHSNKSQPARTKALAQFKDGSLLALVATDIAARGLDIDQLPHVVNFELPNAPKDYVHRIGRTGRAGSSGVAISLVDKEEFRYLKDIERLIKRGIPKVAFDSFVPPANLPAEAPRPQHSQRGQKRTNVPRTAGAGNRNRPPREDQGQKQLNPQQRERQARGGNGKHRAEPGQSQKPFAGQRRSSGAAHVHQARSKFPLLPPKSGRQGL